The following coding sequences are from one Pseudomonas mendocina window:
- the argJ gene encoding bifunctional glutamate N-acetyltransferase/amino-acid acetyltransferase ArgJ translates to MAVGLGPLSTLHPVPGFELGIASAGIKRPGRKDVVVMRCAEGSRIAGVTTTNAFCAAPVLITRERLGGEVRYLLTNTGNANAGTGADGLARARRSCARLAELTGVAESAVLPFSTGVIGEPLPVEKIESALQAALDDLKADNWEAAATGIMTTDTLPKGASRQFQHDGVTVTVTGISKGAGMIRPNMATMLGYIATDAKVAKGVLQDLVRDAANKSFNRITIDGDTSTNDCCMLIATGQAALPEITEAAGELFAKLKQAVFEVFMEVAQAIVRDGEGATKFVTVQVNGGGTHQECLDVAYAVAHSPLIKTALFASDPNWGRILAAVGYAGVPQLDVSKIDVFLGEVCIASKGCRATTYTEEQGAAVMAREEITIRIELGRGTCSETIWTTDLSHEYVKINAEYRT, encoded by the coding sequence ATGGCTGTTGGTCTTGGCCCGCTGTCTACCCTGCACCCTGTTCCTGGTTTCGAACTGGGCATCGCTTCGGCCGGCATCAAGCGCCCCGGGCGCAAGGATGTGGTGGTGATGCGCTGTGCCGAGGGCTCGCGCATTGCCGGGGTGACCACGACCAATGCCTTCTGCGCCGCGCCGGTACTGATTACCCGTGAGCGCCTCGGTGGCGAAGTGCGTTATCTGCTGACCAATACCGGCAATGCCAACGCCGGCACCGGTGCTGATGGCCTGGCACGCGCCCGTCGTTCCTGCGCGCGCCTGGCGGAACTGACTGGGGTGGCGGAGAGCGCCGTACTGCCGTTTTCCACCGGTGTGATCGGCGAACCGTTGCCAGTAGAGAAAATCGAATCTGCCCTGCAGGCCGCCCTGGATGACCTCAAGGCCGACAACTGGGAAGCCGCAGCCACCGGCATCATGACCACCGATACCCTGCCCAAGGGTGCCAGTCGTCAGTTCCAGCACGATGGCGTGACCGTCACCGTAACCGGTATCAGTAAGGGCGCCGGGATGATCCGTCCGAACATGGCCACCATGCTCGGCTACATCGCCACCGACGCCAAGGTCGCCAAGGGCGTGCTGCAGGATCTGGTGCGCGATGCGGCGAACAAGTCCTTCAACCGCATCACCATCGACGGTGATACGTCCACCAACGACTGCTGCATGCTGATCGCCACCGGCCAGGCGGCCCTGCCGGAAATCACCGAGGCCGCTGGCGAGCTGTTCGCCAAGCTCAAGCAAGCGGTTTTCGAGGTGTTCATGGAGGTGGCGCAGGCCATCGTCCGTGATGGTGAGGGGGCGACCAAGTTCGTCACCGTGCAGGTCAACGGTGGTGGTACCCATCAGGAATGCCTCGACGTGGCCTATGCCGTGGCTCATTCACCGCTGATCAAGACTGCGTTGTTCGCCTCCGACCCGAACTGGGGGCGTATCCTCGCTGCCGTTGGTTATGCCGGCGTGCCGCAGTTGGACGTGAGCAAGATCGACGTGTTCCTTGGTGAGGTCTGCATCGCCAGCAAGGGTTGCCGTGCAACCACTTACACAGAAGAGCAGGGCGCTGCAGTCATGGCGCGCGAAGAAATCACCATTCGTATCGAGTTGGGCCGCGGCACCTGCAGCGAAACCATCTGGACTACCGACCTGTCTCACGAATACGTGAAGATCAACGCCGAATACCGCACCTGA
- a CDS encoding glutathione S-transferase family protein, which yields MALQLVVGDKNYSSWSLRAALAVDLSGAACDEVLVRLFQPDSRARLLRHSPTGKVPVLITEQGPIWDSLAIAEYLAETYPDAQLWPRDSYARAVARSVCAEMHSGFIALRSHLPMDLARDQALAEIPADAAADITRICALWADCRSRFGSSGEFLFGQLSIADAVYAPVAARLRSYRVELPEVAAAYIESLYRWPAFERWYQAALQENRG from the coding sequence ATGGCACTGCAACTGGTGGTGGGTGACAAGAATTATTCGTCGTGGTCGCTGCGTGCGGCATTGGCGGTCGACCTGAGCGGCGCTGCCTGTGATGAGGTGCTGGTGCGGCTCTTCCAGCCCGACAGCCGCGCCCGTTTGTTGCGTCACTCACCCACTGGCAAGGTGCCCGTGCTGATCACGGAGCAGGGGCCGATCTGGGATTCGCTGGCCATTGCCGAATACCTGGCTGAAACCTACCCCGATGCGCAGTTGTGGCCGCGCGACAGCTATGCACGGGCCGTGGCGCGCAGTGTTTGCGCCGAGATGCACAGCGGTTTCATCGCTCTGCGCAGCCATCTGCCGATGGATCTGGCACGTGACCAGGCGCTGGCCGAGATCCCCGCCGATGCGGCCGCGGACATCACCCGCATCTGCGCGCTATGGGCCGATTGCCGTAGCCGTTTTGGCAGCAGTGGCGAGTTCCTGTTCGGCCAGTTGAGCATCGCCGATGCCGTCTATGCTCCGGTGGCGGCGCGCCTGCGCAGTTATCGAGTGGAGCTGCCGGAGGTGGCGGCTGCCTACATCGAAAGTCTCTATCGCTGGCCGGCCTTTGAGCGCTGGTATCAGGCTGCTCTGCAGGAGAATCGTGGATGA
- a CDS encoding Nudix family hydrolase — MKRVHVAAAVILAEDGRILIAKRPDDKHQGGLWEFPGGKVEEGEDVRVALARELEEELGIRPTAARPLIQVRHDYPDKQVLLDVWEVSAFSGEPHGAEGQPLAWVTQRELLDYEFPAANRPIVAAARLPAEYLITPEGLEPAELMAGVRAALAQGARLIQLRAPKMFDPQYRDLAVDIQGLCAGKAQLMLKGPLEWLGDFPAAGWHLTAEQLRKYASSGRPFPEHRWLAASCHSAEELALAAQMGVDFVTLSPVQATATHPEAQPLGWDAARELLVGCNIPAYLLGGVGPGDVERAWQAGAQGVAGIRAFWPV; from the coding sequence ATGAAACGTGTTCATGTGGCCGCGGCGGTCATCCTGGCTGAGGACGGCCGCATCCTCATTGCCAAGCGTCCGGACGACAAGCACCAGGGCGGTCTCTGGGAGTTTCCGGGGGGCAAGGTGGAAGAGGGCGAGGATGTGCGCGTCGCCCTCGCACGTGAGCTGGAAGAAGAGTTGGGTATCCGGCCGACGGCGGCGCGGCCACTGATTCAGGTGCGCCATGATTATCCGGACAAGCAGGTACTGTTGGATGTCTGGGAGGTGTCGGCTTTCTCCGGTGAGCCGCATGGTGCGGAGGGCCAGCCGCTGGCGTGGGTGACCCAGCGGGAACTGCTCGACTATGAATTCCCGGCGGCCAATCGGCCCATTGTCGCCGCCGCACGGCTGCCCGCTGAGTATCTGATTACTCCGGAGGGGCTGGAACCTGCTGAGTTGATGGCTGGCGTGCGTGCGGCATTGGCGCAGGGTGCTCGCTTGATCCAGCTGCGGGCTCCGAAGATGTTCGACCCGCAGTACCGCGATCTGGCCGTGGACATACAGGGCCTGTGCGCCGGTAAGGCGCAACTGATGCTCAAGGGGCCGCTGGAATGGTTGGGCGATTTCCCGGCCGCTGGTTGGCACCTGACCGCCGAGCAACTGCGCAAGTACGCCAGCAGTGGTCGTCCGTTTCCCGAGCACCGCTGGTTGGCGGCGTCCTGCCACAGTGCCGAAGAACTGGCCCTGGCTGCGCAGATGGGCGTGGACTTCGTCACGCTGTCGCCAGTGCAGGCGACGGCGACTCATCCCGAGGCGCAGCCGCTTGGCTGGGACGCCGCCCGCGAATTGCTGGTCGGCTGCAACATCCCGGCTTATCTGCTCGGTGGTGTCGGGCCGGGTGATGTCGAGCGCGCCTGGCAGGCAGGGGCGCAAGGTGTCGCCGGTATCCGCGCGTTCTGGCCGGTGTAG
- a CDS encoding cob(I)yrinic acid a,c-diamide adenosyltransferase encodes MGYRLSKIYTRTGDRGETGLADGRRVGKDHPRIEAIGEVDTLNSQLGLLLADLQEALGQWPGLAEIIETLAPCQHRLFDLGGELAMPDYQALQSDEIERLEAAIDLWNDEVGPLQNFILPGGSRLIAQAHVCRSFARSAERHCQHLNAVEPLRAEGLAYVNRLSDLLFVAARLIAKRQGIAEVLWKAADKP; translated from the coding sequence ATGGGTTACCGTCTTTCCAAGATCTATACGCGTACCGGCGACAGAGGCGAGACCGGCCTGGCCGATGGCCGCCGGGTAGGCAAGGATCATCCACGTATCGAGGCCATCGGCGAAGTCGATACGCTGAATAGCCAACTGGGCCTGCTGCTGGCCGATCTGCAGGAAGCATTGGGCCAATGGCCAGGGCTCGCAGAGATCATCGAGACCCTGGCCCCTTGTCAGCACCGCCTGTTCGACCTCGGTGGCGAGCTGGCCATGCCCGATTACCAGGCGTTGCAGAGTGACGAAATCGAACGCCTGGAAGCAGCCATCGATCTCTGGAACGACGAGGTCGGCCCGTTGCAGAACTTCATCCTGCCCGGTGGCTCGCGCCTGATCGCACAAGCCCATGTCTGCCGCAGCTTCGCCCGCAGTGCTGAACGCCATTGCCAGCACCTCAACGCCGTAGAGCCGCTACGCGCCGAAGGCCTGGCCTACGTCAACCGCCTCTCAGACCTGCTGTTCGTCGCCGCCCGCCTGATCGCCAAGCGCCAGGGCATCGCCGAAGTGCTGTGGAAGGCGGCGGACAAGCCGTAG
- a CDS encoding HAMP domain-containing sensor histidine kinase: MKLRQHLENLPVGRKLLAALLVLVAAVLLIANLTFISAAYWITQQSMAPQALHTLGRLIASPALSKEALYSPASAEALLKRLDDYAPLRAAVIYDSNGVSLAQLQRGEKLRLPQQLSELESWRETAFRTNLLVELPHPSGRPGSLLLVASSELPGAFYTGTLTASLVILALSVLLWLLVARQIKRLVTRPIRRLEELSRQVTREENYALRATRGNRDEIGGLADAFNTMLMRMEAREQQLKRARDDAQQAFDQAQNLAEETRHSNRKLELEVQVRSKIEKKLTGFQNYLNSIIDSMPSALIALDEQLYVTQWNQEASVLSGTRLDEALNQPVFLAFPPLKPFLAKLKRTAEQHRVEKIERVTWHKNEEPRHYALTFYPLMGGTGRGVVIRIDDITQRLSLEEMMVQSEKMLSVGGLAAGMAHEINNPLGAILHNVQNIRRRLSPELEKNLEQAEQAGVSLQAIERYMEGREIPRLLDGIQQAGQRAAKIVTHMLSFSRRSDRQLAPCDLPALIDQALEIAGNDFDLADSFDFKALQIVRDFDPNLGPVAATANELEQVLLNLLKNAAQAIHQRDDDHEPGRITLRTRLAGNWAEVQVEDNGTGMSEAVRKRIFEPFFTTKEVGQGTGLGLAVSYFIVTNNHKGQMEVQSTAGQGTCFTLRLPMNATFDTSTGH, encoded by the coding sequence ATGAAACTGCGCCAGCACCTCGAAAATCTTCCCGTCGGCCGCAAGTTGCTCGCGGCACTGCTGGTGCTGGTCGCCGCCGTACTGTTGATCGCCAACCTGACCTTTATCAGCGCAGCCTACTGGATCACCCAGCAGAGCATGGCGCCACAGGCCCTGCATACGCTCGGCCGGCTGATCGCCAGCCCGGCGTTGAGCAAGGAAGCCTTGTACTCGCCCGCCTCGGCCGAAGCCCTGCTCAAGCGTCTGGACGATTACGCGCCGCTGCGTGCAGCGGTGATCTACGACAGCAACGGCGTCAGCCTGGCGCAGTTGCAACGCGGCGAAAAACTGCGCCTGCCTCAACAGCTGAGCGAACTGGAGAGCTGGCGGGAAACGGCCTTTCGCACCAATCTGCTGGTGGAGTTGCCCCACCCCAGCGGGCGCCCCGGATCACTGCTGCTGGTGGCCTCCAGCGAACTGCCGGGCGCGTTCTATACCGGCACCCTGACTGCCAGCCTGGTGATCCTGGCCTTGAGCGTGCTGCTCTGGCTACTGGTCGCCCGGCAGATCAAGCGCCTGGTGACTCGCCCGATCCGCCGCCTAGAGGAGCTGTCGCGCCAGGTTACGCGTGAGGAGAACTATGCCCTGCGTGCCACCCGCGGCAACCGCGATGAGATTGGCGGCCTGGCCGATGCCTTCAACACCATGCTGATGCGCATGGAGGCCCGTGAACAGCAGCTCAAACGCGCCCGCGACGATGCCCAGCAAGCCTTCGACCAGGCACAGAACCTGGCCGAGGAAACCCGCCACTCCAACCGCAAGCTGGAACTGGAAGTGCAGGTTCGCAGCAAGATCGAGAAGAAGCTCACCGGCTTCCAGAACTACCTCAACAGCATCATCGACTCCATGCCCTCGGCGCTGATCGCCCTCGACGAACAGCTCTACGTCACCCAGTGGAATCAGGAAGCCAGCGTCCTCTCCGGCACGCGCCTGGACGAAGCGCTGAACCAGCCGGTATTCCTCGCCTTCCCGCCGCTCAAGCCCTTTCTCGCCAAGCTCAAGCGCACGGCCGAACAACACCGGGTAGAGAAGATCGAGCGCGTTACCTGGCACAAGAACGAAGAGCCGCGGCACTACGCCCTGACGTTCTACCCACTGATGGGCGGCACCGGGCGTGGCGTGGTGATTCGCATCGACGACATCACCCAGCGTCTCTCGCTGGAAGAGATGATGGTGCAATCGGAGAAGATGCTTTCCGTCGGCGGCCTCGCTGCCGGCATGGCTCACGAGATCAATAATCCGCTCGGCGCCATCCTGCACAACGTGCAGAACATTCGCCGACGCCTCTCACCCGAGCTGGAGAAGAACCTGGAACAGGCCGAGCAGGCTGGCGTGAGCCTGCAGGCCATCGAACGGTATATGGAGGGACGCGAGATACCGCGCCTGCTCGATGGCATTCAGCAGGCCGGTCAGCGCGCCGCCAAGATCGTCACCCACATGCTCAGCTTCAGCCGCCGCAGCGACCGCCAGTTGGCGCCCTGCGACTTGCCGGCGCTGATCGATCAGGCACTGGAAATCGCCGGCAACGACTTCGACCTGGCCGACAGTTTCGACTTCAAGGCCCTGCAGATCGTCCGTGACTTCGACCCCAATCTGGGGCCAGTGGCCGCGACCGCCAATGAGCTTGAACAGGTGCTGCTCAACCTGCTGAAAAATGCCGCACAGGCCATCCACCAACGTGACGATGACCACGAGCCTGGGCGCATCACCCTGCGTACGCGCCTGGCCGGCAACTGGGCGGAGGTTCAGGTGGAGGACAATGGCACCGGCATGAGCGAGGCCGTACGCAAGCGCATCTTCGAACCGTTCTTCACCACCAAGGAAGTCGGCCAGGGCACCGGCCTAGGTCTGGCCGTTTCCTATTTCATCGTCACCAATAATCACAAAGGACAGATGGAAGTGCAATCCACCGCTGGCCAGGGCACCTGCTTTACCCTTCGACTGCCGATGAACGCCACTTTCGATACCAGCACAGGGCACTGA
- a CDS encoding putative 2-dehydropantoate 2-reductase: protein MTWHVLGAGSLGTLWAARLARAGVPVRLILRNHERLAAYQAAGGLTLIEGGHASQYSITAELPQSKTPIQRLLLACKAYDAESAVAELAPRLVEGAELLLLQNGLGSQQAVAQRLPGRRCLFASSTEGAFRQADFQVVFAGHGHTWLGDPENPQPPAWLDELQRAGIAHQWTADILMRLWRKLALNCAINPLTVLYDCRNGDLREHPAEVATLCAELSELLKRCGQPAAADNLHDEVLRVIVATAANYSSMHQDVAQGRRTEIAYLLGYACAAAQRHDLHLPHLHHLQQRLLDHLREHGLPLD, encoded by the coding sequence ATGACCTGGCACGTTCTCGGTGCCGGCAGCCTGGGCACGCTCTGGGCTGCCCGTCTGGCCCGCGCAGGCGTACCGGTAAGGTTGATCCTGCGCAACCATGAGCGCTTGGCCGCCTACCAGGCCGCTGGCGGCCTGACCTTGATCGAGGGCGGCCACGCCAGCCAATACTCCATCACCGCCGAGTTACCGCAGAGCAAGACGCCCATCCAGCGCCTGTTGCTGGCCTGCAAAGCCTATGACGCCGAAAGTGCCGTGGCCGAGCTGGCGCCACGTCTGGTCGAAGGCGCCGAACTGTTGCTGCTGCAAAACGGCCTGGGCAGCCAGCAGGCCGTCGCCCAACGCCTGCCGGGACGACGCTGCCTGTTCGCCTCCAGCACGGAAGGCGCGTTTCGCCAGGCTGACTTCCAGGTGGTGTTCGCCGGTCACGGCCATACCTGGCTGGGTGACCCGGAAAATCCGCAGCCCCCCGCCTGGCTGGATGAGCTGCAACGAGCCGGTATCGCCCATCAGTGGACCGCGGACATTCTTATGCGGCTGTGGCGCAAGCTGGCGCTGAACTGCGCGATCAATCCGCTGACCGTGCTCTACGACTGCCGTAATGGTGATCTGCGTGAGCATCCGGCCGAGGTCGCTACGCTCTGCGCTGAACTCAGCGAACTGCTGAAACGCTGTGGCCAACCTGCCGCCGCTGACAACCTCCATGACGAAGTCCTGCGCGTGATCGTCGCGACAGCGGCCAACTACTCCTCGATGCACCAGGACGTCGCCCAGGGCCGACGCACCGAAATCGCCTACCTGCTCGGCTACGCCTGCGCCGCCGCCCAGCGTCACGACCTGCACCTGCCGCATCTGCATCATCTGCAACAGCGACTACTGGATCACCTGCGCGAGCATGGCCTGCCTCTGGATTAA
- a CDS encoding YajQ family cyclic di-GMP-binding protein, which yields MPSFDVVSELDKHELTNAVDNAIKELDRRFDLRGKCSIESKDKALTLTAEAEFMLEQMLDIVRSSLIKRKIDCQCMETKEPYASGKVMKQEVTFREGIDKELAKKIVAHIKEAKLKVQAAIQGEQVRVTGKKRDDLQEAIAALRAHEFGMPLQYNNFRD from the coding sequence ATGCCTTCGTTCGACGTGGTGTCGGAACTGGACAAACACGAACTGACCAATGCGGTCGACAACGCCATTAAGGAACTGGATCGCCGTTTCGATCTGCGCGGCAAGTGCAGCATCGAAAGCAAGGACAAGGCCCTGACCTTGACCGCGGAAGCCGAGTTCATGCTCGAGCAGATGCTCGATATCGTGCGCAGCAGCCTGATCAAACGCAAGATCGACTGCCAGTGCATGGAAACCAAGGAGCCCTATGCCTCGGGCAAGGTGATGAAGCAGGAAGTCACTTTCCGCGAAGGCATCGACAAGGAACTGGCGAAGAAGATCGTCGCGCATATCAAGGAAGCCAAGCTCAAGGTTCAGGCCGCCATTCAGGGCGAGCAGGTACGGGTTACCGGCAAGAAGCGTGATGACCTGCAAGAGGCCATCGCTGCGCTGCGGGCTCATGAGTTCGGCATGCCGCTGCAGTACAACAACTTCCGCGACTGA
- a CDS encoding mechanosensitive ion channel family protein: MDMNVDELVRLSEAWLPVVLQYSGKLMLALVTLVIGWWLIGRLTASVGRLLEGRRVDRALSSFIDSLIGIVLKILLVISVASMIGVETTSFIAMIGAAGLAIGLALQGSLANFAGGVLIMLFRPFKAGDFIEAQGISGSVDYIQIFHTVLRTGDNKTVIVPNGTLSNGIITNHSRQATRQILYDVKLDYDADLAKARQVLLELSKDSRVQQQPAPVVVVASLTESSINLSLRMWTAASDYWSVIFMLNENVRDRLRAEGVELAQPPRVVQVVQQGR, from the coding sequence ATGGATATGAATGTCGATGAACTGGTCAGGCTGTCCGAGGCCTGGCTGCCAGTGGTGTTGCAATATAGCGGCAAGCTGATGCTGGCGTTGGTCACGCTGGTCATCGGCTGGTGGCTGATTGGCCGGTTGACCGCAAGTGTCGGGCGCTTGCTCGAAGGGCGTCGAGTCGATCGCGCCTTGAGCAGCTTCATCGATAGCCTGATCGGCATCGTGCTGAAGATCCTGCTGGTGATCAGCGTGGCGTCGATGATCGGTGTGGAAACCACTTCCTTCATCGCCATGATCGGTGCCGCCGGGTTGGCCATCGGCCTGGCCTTGCAGGGCAGCCTGGCGAATTTCGCCGGCGGCGTGCTGATCATGCTGTTTCGCCCATTCAAGGCGGGCGACTTCATCGAGGCCCAGGGTATTTCCGGCTCGGTCGATTACATCCAGATCTTCCATACGGTCTTGCGTACGGGCGACAACAAGACGGTGATCGTGCCCAACGGGACGTTGTCCAACGGCATCATCACCAACCACTCGCGCCAGGCGACGCGGCAGATTCTCTACGACGTGAAGCTCGACTACGACGCCGATCTGGCCAAGGCGCGCCAGGTTCTGCTGGAACTGTCCAAGGATTCGCGCGTGCAACAGCAGCCGGCGCCCGTGGTGGTGGTGGCCAGTCTGACCGAGAGTTCGATCAACCTGTCGCTGCGCATGTGGACGGCAGCCAGCGATTATTGGAGCGTGATCTTCATGCTCAACGAGAACGTGCGTGATCGCCTGCGTGCCGAAGGCGTGGAGCTGGCGCAGCCGCCGCGTGTGGTGCAGGTGGTGCAACAGGGGCGTTAG
- a CDS encoding AmpG family muropeptide MFS transporter yields MPRKSWREALAAYASPATLALLLLGFAAGLPYMLVFSTLSVWLREAGVARETIGFASLIGLAYAFKWVWAPMLDQWRLPLLGKLGRRRSWLVLSQCLIAIGLLGMANYDPQTQLSSLIGLAVLVAFASATQDIAVDAYRLEIAEDNRQAALAAAYMAGYRVAALLATAGALYLAEGFGSTAKEYQFSAWTGTYLVFALLMLPGLITTLWMREPTAPVQTRAAPPKHGFLLQSLALLAVITLVISVPTMFIQFYQSDLMLMLQGDLTPHDLLYNDRAFLRAMLYTTLTCISVSGLAWGGLAPVLKTATERYGFFHQLLSVLLLIILLISVPAMFTQFYDSDLHLVWQGQLSLQDLLYYDRAFLRALLYSVLTALSISSLFWGGMAPVLTPVNDFIVRYRWQALLLLALIATYRLSDTVMGVMANVFYIDQGFTKEQIASVSKLFGLVMTLLGAGVGGLLIVRFGIMPILLIGAAASAATNLLFMLLVNMGPHLPMLTLTISADNFSAGLATSAFVAYLSSLTNLKFSATQYALLSSIMLLLPRLIGGYSGVMVEKLGYAQFFLATAVMGIPTLILIVIQWRRDKRQGNGDTTPTAAAQPTADALKS; encoded by the coding sequence ATGCCACGCAAATCCTGGCGAGAAGCCCTCGCTGCCTACGCCAGCCCCGCAACGCTGGCGCTGCTCCTGCTCGGTTTCGCTGCCGGCCTGCCCTACATGCTGGTGTTCTCCACCCTCTCCGTATGGCTGCGCGAAGCCGGCGTAGCGCGTGAGACCATCGGTTTCGCCAGCCTGATCGGCCTGGCTTACGCCTTCAAATGGGTGTGGGCACCGATGCTCGACCAATGGCGTTTGCCGTTGCTGGGCAAACTGGGGCGCCGCCGTTCCTGGCTGGTTCTGTCGCAGTGCCTGATCGCCATCGGTCTGCTGGGTATGGCCAACTACGACCCGCAGACCCAGCTCAGCAGCCTGATCGGTCTGGCGGTATTGGTCGCCTTCGCATCGGCCACCCAGGATATCGCGGTGGACGCCTATCGCCTGGAGATCGCCGAAGACAATCGCCAGGCCGCACTGGCAGCCGCCTACATGGCCGGCTACCGGGTTGCCGCACTGCTTGCCACGGCCGGTGCCCTCTACCTGGCAGAGGGCTTCGGCTCGACCGCCAAGGAATATCAGTTCAGCGCCTGGACCGGCACCTACCTGGTCTTCGCCCTGCTGATGCTGCCAGGGCTGATCACCACCCTGTGGATGCGCGAACCCACGGCGCCTGTGCAAACCCGAGCGGCACCACCCAAGCACGGTTTCCTGCTGCAATCGCTCGCCTTGCTGGCGGTGATCACCCTGGTGATCTCCGTGCCGACCATGTTCATCCAGTTCTACCAGAGCGACCTGATGCTCATGCTGCAGGGCGATCTCACACCGCACGATCTGCTCTACAACGACCGCGCCTTCCTGCGCGCCATGCTCTACACGACCCTGACCTGCATCTCCGTTTCCGGCCTGGCCTGGGGCGGCCTGGCGCCCGTGCTGAAGACGGCGACAGAACGCTACGGTTTCTTCCACCAACTGCTCTCGGTACTGCTGCTGATCATCCTGTTGATCTCGGTACCGGCGATGTTCACCCAGTTCTACGACAGCGATCTGCATCTGGTCTGGCAAGGTCAGCTCAGCCTGCAGGATCTGCTCTACTACGACCGCGCCTTCCTGCGTGCACTGCTCTATAGCGTCCTCACCGCCCTGTCCATTTCCAGCCTGTTCTGGGGCGGCATGGCGCCAGTGCTGACCCCGGTCAACGACTTCATCGTGCGCTATCGCTGGCAGGCGCTGCTGCTACTGGCGCTGATCGCCACCTATCGCCTGTCCGACACGGTGATGGGGGTGATGGCCAACGTCTTCTACATCGACCAGGGCTTCACCAAGGAACAGATCGCCAGCGTCAGCAAACTGTTCGGTCTGGTCATGACGCTGCTCGGTGCCGGCGTCGGCGGGCTGCTGATCGTGCGCTTCGGCATCATGCCGATCCTGCTGATCGGCGCGGCCGCCTCGGCGGCGACCAACCTGCTGTTCATGCTGCTGGTGAACATGGGGCCGCATCTGCCAATGCTGACCCTGACCATCTCAGCCGATAACTTCAGTGCCGGTCTGGCCACGTCGGCGTTCGTCGCCTACCTCTCCAGCCTCACCAACCTGAAGTTCTCGGCCACCCAATACGCCCTGCTCAGCTCCATCATGCTGCTGCTGCCCCGGTTGATCGGCGGCTACTCGGGTGTGATGGTGGAAAAGCTCGGCTACGCCCAGTTCTTCCTCGCGACCGCGGTAATGGGCATACCGACCTTGATCCTCATCGTGATCCAGTGGCGGCGCGACAAGCGCCAGGGCAATGGCGACACCACCCCAACGGCGGCGGCACAACCCACAGCGGATGCCCTGAAGAGCTGA
- a CDS encoding MGMT family protein, with amino-acid sequence MGKMNPAESAWPASPPASAEARREALYLVLAQIPEGKVVSYGELAEMAGLGRAARWVGRTLSQLPDGSRLPWHRVIAAGGRLSLAAGTVSGAEQRARLRAEGVSILNERVDMRRHGWRPLEHSS; translated from the coding sequence ATGGGCAAGATGAACCCGGCAGAGTCTGCATGGCCGGCTTCGCCACCGGCAAGCGCCGAGGCGCGCCGTGAAGCGCTGTATCTGGTGCTGGCGCAGATCCCGGAGGGCAAGGTAGTGAGCTATGGCGAACTGGCCGAGATGGCCGGCCTGGGCCGCGCCGCGCGCTGGGTCGGCCGTACCCTGAGCCAGCTACCTGATGGTTCGCGCCTGCCCTGGCATCGGGTAATAGCCGCCGGCGGACGCCTGAGTCTGGCCGCAGGAACAGTCTCTGGCGCCGAACAACGCGCGCGTCTGCGCGCCGAGGGCGTCAGCATCCTGAACGAACGTGTGGATATGCGCCGCCATGGCTGGCGTCCACTGGAGCACAGCAGTTAG